In one Candidatus Nomurabacteria bacterium genomic region, the following are encoded:
- the rplA gene encoding 50S ribosomal protein L1 → MAKKAELLEKAAELKLEVTEKNTIAEIEAAINTVDAPVVEKVEEVVAEEVVADKPAAKAGKRSEKAQKEVAEKLEKEARKESGDTTPQSEDAEAHVKKGKAPIIRSRLERRGKNYRKVAELVEKGKVYSLQDALELATKTNPTKFDASVELHVRLGVDPRQADQNIRATVSLPHGTGKTVRVAVFAPESEHAAAKKAGADVVGDDDFLKQLEKEELNFDILVSTPQYMPKLGKYARLLGPRGLMPNPKSGTVSANVGKAVEEAKAGRVEYRVDKQAIVHIGIGKVSFGTEKLVQNATAFVDSLKSQKPSSLKGSYVKSTSVTTTMGPGIKVDAGIN, encoded by the coding sequence ATGGCTAAAAAAGCCGAACTATTAGAAAAGGCTGCCGAGCTCAAACTCGAAGTCACCGAAAAAAACACAATCGCCGAGATCGAAGCTGCCATCAATACAGTAGATGCTCCAGTGGTTGAAAAGGTCGAAGAAGTCGTAGCTGAAGAAGTAGTAGCCGACAAGCCAGCCGCAAAAGCCGGCAAGCGCAGTGAAAAAGCTCAAAAAGAAGTAGCTGAAAAGCTAGAAAAAGAAGCTCGCAAAGAATCTGGCGACACAACACCTCAGTCTGAAGACGCCGAAGCTCACGTTAAAAAGGGCAAAGCACCTATTATCCGCTCACGCCTCGAACGCCGTGGCAAAAATTACCGCAAGGTAGCTGAACTAGTTGAAAAGGGCAAAGTTTACAGTCTTCAGGACGCGCTAGAACTAGCAACCAAAACCAACCCAACCAAATTCGACGCTAGCGTTGAATTGCACGTACGCCTAGGCGTTGACCCTCGTCAGGCCGACCAAAACATTCGTGCGACTGTCAGCCTGCCACACGGTACCGGCAAGACCGTCCGTGTAGCAGTATTTGCACCTGAATCTGAACATGCCGCAGCCAAAAAAGCTGGCGCAGACGTCGTAGGTGACGACGACTTCCTAAAGCAACTAGAAAAGGAAGAACTTAACTTCGACATCCTCGTTTCAACTCCTCAGTACATGCCAAAACTTGGTAAGTACGCACGATTGCTTGGCCCACGCGGTCTTATGCCAAACCCTAAGAGTGGCACCGTGTCAGCAAACGTCGGCAAAGCCGTCGAAGAAGCAAAAGCCGGTCGTGTTGAATACCGCGTCGACAAGCAAGCTATTGTTCACATCGGCATCGGCAAGGTAAGCTTTGGTACTGAAAAGCTAGTACAAAACGCCACTGCCTTTGTAGACAGCCTGAAGTCTCAAAAACCAAGCAGCCTTAAGGGTAGCTACGTTAAATCAACCAGCGTTACTACAACTATGGGTCCTGGCATCAAGGTTGATGCTGGTATCAACTAG
- a CDS encoding M48 family metallopeptidase: MATIHDEEFGEITVRRSVRAHSIRISVAPDGTLRASLPPYAPLFTLKRLVKSSRSKLRKMLIQQTPTYNLANGMEVGKSHKLVVGKSIRTSVRRTGQSIVVALAPGDNLHDPLIERKVRDTIAAALRVEAKNYLPRRLAYLAEKLDCNYEKARFSHASSRWGSCSSSGTISLNIALMKLPFELIDYVIIHELCHTKQMNHSPKFWALVETADPSYKLHRKMLKSHSPSV, translated from the coding sequence ATGGCGACAATACATGACGAGGAATTCGGCGAGATCACTGTCCGCCGAAGTGTGCGCGCGCATTCTATTCGCATAAGCGTCGCTCCGGACGGCACGCTACGCGCATCCCTACCTCCGTATGCGCCACTATTTACGCTAAAACGGCTCGTCAAATCATCTCGCAGCAAGCTTCGCAAAATGTTAATACAACAGACGCCCACTTATAATTTGGCTAACGGCATGGAAGTTGGAAAAAGTCATAAACTCGTCGTAGGCAAGTCCATCCGCACAAGCGTACGGCGCACCGGCCAGTCTATCGTAGTTGCGCTAGCGCCAGGGGACAATTTGCATGATCCGTTAATCGAGCGAAAAGTACGAGACACTATAGCAGCAGCGCTGCGTGTCGAAGCTAAAAATTACCTTCCGCGCAGGTTGGCCTACTTAGCCGAAAAACTAGATTGCAACTATGAGAAGGCTCGTTTTTCGCATGCCAGTAGCCGCTGGGGGAGTTGCAGCAGTAGCGGTACAATTAGCCTCAACATAGCGCTCATGAAACTACCGTTTGAACTTATCGATTACGTTATCATTCATGAACTTTGTCATACCAAACAAATGAATCACTCACCAAAATTTTGGGCGCTTGTCGAAACGGCCGACCCCTCGTATAAGCTTCACCGAAAAATGCTCAAATCTCACTCGCCGTCAGTATAG
- the nusG gene encoding transcription termination/antitermination protein NusG, with translation MSNRYDSTRKWYAIHTYSGYEEKVADSIRQRINAVDMADKIFDVMVPKEKQIQIKNGKRKVVEAKIFQGYVLVEMKLTDETWYIVRNTPGVTGFVGSGTEPTPVFDAEIAKIKKRMGVEDPKHHIDYAEGEVVSITDGPFKGFDGAISEIDTQKGKIKVMVSMFGRDTPVELDALQVKKV, from the coding sequence ATGTCAAACAGGTACGACAGCACCCGCAAATGGTACGCAATTCACACGTATAGCGGTTATGAAGAGAAGGTGGCTGACAGCATTCGTCAGCGTATCAATGCTGTTGACATGGCAGACAAAATTTTTGACGTAATGGTGCCCAAGGAAAAGCAGATCCAAATCAAAAACGGCAAACGAAAAGTTGTCGAAGCAAAGATTTTCCAAGGATATGTACTTGTTGAAATGAAATTAACAGACGAAACTTGGTACATCGTCCGCAACACTCCTGGCGTCACAGGTTTCGTAGGTAGTGGCACCGAGCCAACTCCGGTTTTTGATGCAGAAATTGCCAAAATCAAAAAACGCATGGGAGTTGAAGATCCAAAGCATCATATCGACTACGCTGAAGGCGAAGTCGTCAGTATCACAGACGGACCGTTCAAAGGCTTCGATGGTGCAATCAGCGAAATTGACACACAAAAGGGCAAGATCAAGGTCATGGTTAGCATGTTTGGTCGCGACACCCCTGTAGAGCTTGACGCACTCCAAGTCAAAAAAGTATAG
- a CDS encoding FAD:protein FMN transferase, translating into MLKQHFQTKRVVGSDVTLMIVSDMPDAVAEQLLEILWGIAFRFERQFSRFIPESELSLFNRTGGRRRHISPAFRELLLAAKSMTEVTGGLYNPFILPALQRAGYTKSFMPGHENDVQDDYSNRLVVSVDNFEVGDEWAKIPYGTSIDMGGCGKGYLADQLAACLPDEVVGFWFSLGGDIVAGGHDENRKPWTVRIADSSTLDNLSPFIFQPINFDTFAVATSDTNVRRGTSTDTKDWHHIIDPRTERPSMSDVRVASVYCDKGIDADVLASCAVILGSEKAVPFLKSRNVRAALLQTYDGKNVKFGRSLRLNKNVKAVAHA; encoded by the coding sequence ATGTTAAAGCAGCATTTTCAGACGAAGCGGGTTGTAGGCTCTGACGTTACTTTGATGATTGTTTCGGATATGCCTGATGCAGTAGCTGAGCAACTGCTGGAGATTCTTTGGGGCATTGCGTTTCGGTTTGAGCGTCAGTTTAGCCGCTTTATTCCAGAAAGCGAACTGTCTTTGTTTAATCGGACTGGTGGCCGTAGGCGTCACATTAGCCCAGCATTTCGTGAGCTGCTACTGGCTGCAAAAAGTATGACTGAAGTAACAGGGGGCTTATACAATCCGTTTATCTTGCCTGCTCTGCAACGCGCTGGTTACACGAAATCATTTATGCCTGGGCATGAAAATGATGTCCAAGACGATTATTCAAATAGACTTGTTGTGTCAGTTGATAATTTTGAAGTTGGCGATGAATGGGCGAAGATTCCTTACGGCACATCGATTGACATGGGCGGTTGCGGCAAGGGGTATCTTGCGGATCAGCTCGCGGCATGTTTGCCTGACGAAGTTGTCGGTTTTTGGTTTTCATTAGGTGGGGATATCGTGGCGGGCGGTCATGATGAGAATAGAAAGCCATGGACGGTGCGTATCGCGGATAGTTCCACATTAGATAATCTCAGTCCTTTTATATTCCAGCCGATTAATTTTGATACGTTTGCTGTTGCGACTTCTGATACGAACGTACGGCGCGGAACTAGTACCGACACAAAAGACTGGCATCATATCATTGACCCGCGCACGGAACGGCCATCGATGTCTGATGTCCGGGTGGCGTCGGTTTATTGCGATAAGGGCATAGATGCGGACGTACTGGCATCATGCGCGGTAATTTTGGGTAGCGAAAAAGCAGTGCCTTTTTTGAAGTCACGAAATGTAAGGGCTGCGCTTCTACAAACTTATGATGGAAAAAACGTAAAATTCGGCCGAAGTCTAAGGTTGAATAAAAACGTAAAGGCGGTGGCTCATGCGTAA
- the rplK gene encoding 50S ribosomal protein L11 yields the protein MAKKIIGNLKLRIPAGRATAGPPVGSTLGQWGLNMMDFINPFNDATKGDMGKDVIVHIQVFEDRTFAWKSLGQPVDDAIRAAIGIQKGSAKPHAEKVGKITRAQLEEIAKAKMDQLNAIDLDGAVKTIAGTARSMGVEIAD from the coding sequence ATGGCCAAGAAAATTATTGGTAATCTAAAACTTCGCATCCCAGCTGGTCGCGCAACCGCAGGTCCTCCTGTTGGTAGCACGCTCGGTCAATGGGGCCTAAACATGATGGATTTCATCAATCCTTTTAATGACGCCACTAAAGGCGACATGGGTAAAGATGTTATCGTTCACATTCAGGTTTTCGAAGATCGCACATTCGCATGGAAGAGCCTCGGTCAGCCTGTAGACGACGCAATCCGCGCCGCTATCGGCATCCAAAAGGGTAGCGCCAAGCCGCATGCCGAAAAAGTCGGTAAGATTACTCGTGCACAGCTCGAAGAAATCGCCAAGGCAAAGATGGACCAGTTGAACGCAATCGACCTCGATGGCGCAGTCAAAACCATCGCCGGAACCGCACGCAGCATGGGCGTCGAAATAGCCGACTAA
- a CDS encoding PAS domain S-box protein gives MIDDTRVLSKRLALSLTGMLIIIAVVIMLLLAFGNGVPQHYTPLVRNFFFLSAFLVTPILTYMGTKSSHFKLLTIVWYHFTMAVLLLWFSEIFSPYTVLWSILILWASIYFGWTGFVMSSLSLVLTGAAYSLLFANDLEPNVLVYSGNSVMVVLMTILLSYIFVNIISHSRKKAVDLQRSQHSEQLQVNRLNTLLNSISDAVMTLNRYGRVTSQNAAAQVFFDTNESLIGRNIDQILELTDMNGHPVGVTELARTIKTSSTRDDLSTGKGEDIKHLNVQMSRIRGTFNDEEEYGVVLILRDITKQKTLEEEKDEFISVTSHELRTPVAIAEGSLSNLMLMQERKASEIKIHDAAEAAHAQVVYLANMINDLSTLSRAERGVGDFVESVNVNTMLHDLYGRYENEAHMKSLQLNLDAETNLPSIETSRLYLEEILQNFITNAIKYTKDGSVTFGAKMESDSRIRFFVTDTGIGMSKSDIEHIFEKFYRSEDYRTRETTGTGLGLYVVAKLIDKLDAKINVDSRLNNGSTFSFTLATKTNRDVDAPGIDQVGAVSDGSEKEFEPIS, from the coding sequence ATGATTGATGATACTCGCGTACTCTCAAAGAGGCTGGCCCTTTCGCTAACGGGCATGTTAATCATCATTGCGGTGGTTATAATGCTTTTACTCGCATTTGGTAATGGCGTGCCTCAGCACTACACCCCTCTTGTAAGAAACTTCTTTTTTCTTTCTGCCTTTCTCGTGACACCCATACTCACATACATGGGTACGAAATCTTCTCATTTTAAATTACTTACCATCGTTTGGTATCACTTTACTATGGCAGTGTTGCTGCTATGGTTCTCTGAGATTTTTAGTCCATATACCGTGCTTTGGTCGATTTTGATTTTATGGGCGTCTATTTACTTTGGCTGGACGGGGTTTGTTATGAGTAGCTTGTCTCTTGTGCTTACGGGTGCGGCGTATTCATTGTTGTTTGCTAACGACCTTGAGCCGAATGTTCTTGTGTATTCTGGTAACTCCGTTATGGTCGTTCTTATGACGATTTTGCTTTCGTATATATTTGTTAATATCATTTCGCATAGTCGCAAGAAGGCCGTTGATTTACAGAGGTCACAGCATTCAGAACAGCTACAGGTGAACCGCCTGAATACACTGCTAAACAGTATTAGCGACGCAGTTATGACGCTTAATCGCTACGGTCGCGTCACCTCTCAAAATGCAGCCGCTCAGGTGTTTTTTGATACTAACGAATCTCTCATTGGGCGTAATATCGATCAGATTTTGGAACTTACAGATATGAACGGTCATCCCGTAGGTGTGACGGAATTGGCGCGAACGATTAAAACGTCAAGTACGCGAGACGATCTGTCTACTGGTAAAGGTGAAGATATAAAGCATTTGAATGTGCAGATGTCTCGAATTCGTGGAACCTTTAATGACGAAGAAGAGTACGGAGTTGTTTTGATACTGCGTGACATTACGAAACAAAAAACACTAGAAGAAGAAAAAGACGAGTTTATAAGTGTTACTAGTCATGAGCTTCGCACGCCGGTTGCTATTGCCGAAGGCAGCTTGAGTAATCTTATGCTTATGCAGGAACGTAAAGCTTCTGAAATTAAAATTCATGATGCCGCCGAGGCTGCGCACGCACAGGTCGTGTACTTGGCTAACATGATCAACGATCTTTCGACATTGTCACGCGCCGAGCGCGGAGTGGGAGACTTCGTTGAATCGGTAAATGTTAACACGATGCTGCATGACCTTTACGGTAGGTATGAAAACGAAGCACACATGAAATCACTACAGCTTAATCTGGACGCCGAGACCAACCTGCCGTCTATCGAAACAAGTCGATTGTATCTGGAAGAAATATTGCAAAACTTCATTACTAACGCCATAAAGTATACCAAGGATGGGTCAGTTACCTTTGGTGCAAAGATGGAGTCGGATAGTCGAATCCGGTTTTTTGTTACCGACACCGGAATCGGTATGAGCAAGTCGGACATAGAACATATTTTTGAAAAATTCTATCGTAGCGAAGATTATAGGACACGCGAAACTACCGGTACGGGGCTTGGGTTGTATGTGGTCGCTAAACTTATCGACAAGCTTGATGCAAAGATTAACGTAGATAGTCGCCTGAACAATGGTTCGACGTTTAGCTTTACACTTGCGACCAAGACAAACAGAGACGTAGATGCTCCCGGTATAGACCAAGTTGGCGCAGTATCGGATGGCTCTGAAAAGGAATTTGAACCAATCTCGTAG
- a CDS encoding FAD-binding oxidoreductase: MEEIKQALAQSGFKGDVDDAPATLDAYSHDASMFEVVPKLVIAPKTSKDVEAAVKIVAERKAHDPHLSLTARSAGTDMSGAAINESIIVDFQRHLNKFIDQKHDKATTQPGIFFRDFDKKTGDFLLPSYPASRDLCSVGGMVNNNSGGEKSLEFGKTEKYVPHMKFVFADGVERVVKPLNKSELDAKMKQKDFEGKVYKDLYELIEKNYDKIKAAKPNVSKNSTGYNLWNVWDRETGVFDLTQAIIGAQGTLGFVTEATLQLVPRQKHSGLLVLFMKDIDELGELIPKVLEHKPATFESFDDQTLWLSIKFMPSFLKMLGPVKFIHLLLSLIPDGLQLLHGIPKLILMVEFNGNTEEEVRHKVRQLHKDLSHLKARYEINGFEEDPTEGSSEKFWIMRRRSFQLLRSKVRDKHTAPFIDDLVVNPEYLSEFLPKIRRIIKKYKLFATIAGHMGDGNFHIIPLMKLEDPKDRKKILPAMKEVNTLVLKYKGSLSGEHNDGLVRGPWLEQMYGKEIMQLFRDTKNIFDPLHIFNPHKKANAKWDYSFSHIRDHF; the protein is encoded by the coding sequence ATGGAAGAAATCAAACAAGCACTTGCTCAAAGTGGCTTTAAGGGTGATGTCGATGACGCCCCTGCCACGCTCGACGCATATTCGCACGACGCTAGTATGTTCGAGGTTGTACCAAAACTAGTCATTGCTCCTAAAACAAGTAAAGACGTTGAAGCTGCGGTCAAAATTGTCGCGGAACGCAAAGCACACGATCCTCACCTGTCGCTGACGGCTCGTAGTGCCGGTACCGACATGTCTGGCGCTGCCATAAATGAATCGATCATCGTTGACTTTCAAAGGCATCTCAACAAATTTATCGATCAAAAACATGACAAAGCAACAACTCAGCCTGGAATTTTCTTCCGCGATTTTGACAAAAAGACCGGTGATTTTCTTCTGCCTTCCTACCCTGCTAGCCGTGATTTATGCTCGGTTGGCGGTATGGTCAACAACAACTCTGGTGGCGAAAAGTCGCTGGAATTTGGCAAGACAGAAAAGTATGTGCCACACATGAAGTTTGTGTTTGCTGACGGCGTAGAGCGAGTCGTTAAGCCGCTTAATAAGAGTGAACTCGATGCCAAGATGAAGCAAAAAGATTTCGAGGGTAAAGTTTATAAAGATCTCTACGAACTGATCGAAAAAAACTACGACAAGATCAAGGCAGCCAAACCAAACGTGAGCAAAAACTCAACCGGCTACAATTTGTGGAATGTATGGGACCGAGAAACTGGCGTGTTTGACCTAACGCAAGCTATCATTGGCGCACAAGGTACGCTTGGGTTTGTGACTGAAGCGACGTTGCAGTTGGTTCCGCGTCAAAAGCACTCAGGCCTGCTGGTGTTATTTATGAAAGATATTGATGAGTTGGGAGAACTGATACCAAAGGTGCTCGAACATAAACCAGCTACGTTTGAGAGCTTTGATGACCAAACTCTTTGGCTTAGTATAAAGTTTATGCCGAGTTTCCTGAAAATGCTCGGTCCAGTTAAATTCATTCACCTGCTCCTTAGTTTGATTCCTGATGGGCTGCAGCTTCTGCACGGTATACCAAAGCTCATCCTCATGGTCGAGTTTAATGGCAACACTGAAGAAGAAGTTCGACATAAAGTGCGTCAACTACACAAAGATTTGTCGCACCTAAAGGCACGATATGAAATCAATGGTTTTGAAGAAGACCCTACGGAAGGTTCGAGTGAGAAGTTTTGGATTATGCGTCGCCGAAGCTTCCAGCTACTTCGCAGCAAGGTGCGCGACAAGCACACGGCTCCATTTATTGACGATTTGGTTGTAAACCCTGAATATTTGTCAGAGTTTTTGCCTAAGATACGCCGTATTATAAAGAAATATAAGTTGTTCGCTACTATCGCTGGGCACATGGGCGACGGTAACTTCCATATCATTCCACTTATGAAACTTGAGGATCCAAAAGACCGCAAGAAGATTTTGCCTGCTATGAAGGAAGTTAATACGCTGGTACTGAAATATAAAGGGTCACTCAGCGGCGAACATAATGACGGACTAGTGCGTGGCCCTTGGTTGGAACAGATGTATGGCAAGGAAATAATGCAACTTTTCCGTGACACTAAAAACATCTTCGACCCGCTACATATCTTTAATCCGCACAAAAAGGCGAACGCCAAGTGGGATTATAGCTTCTCGCATATTCGCGATCACTTCTAG
- the secE gene encoding preprotein translocase subunit SecE: MANTTKKSSKSKVKDDANVVRIRANASSSDKPSKEAKTTVKTPAKKSKVVTKDKKARKLHTKFKAPRVLRAIGGYFKGAWVELRQVRWPNRRATWGLTLAVIAYSAFFVVFVLLLDAGFKYLFDLILKK, from the coding sequence GTGGCAAATACGACCAAAAAGTCATCGAAAAGCAAAGTGAAAGACGACGCGAATGTCGTCCGTATCCGTGCGAACGCTTCAAGTAGCGATAAACCGTCTAAAGAAGCAAAGACTACCGTAAAGACTCCAGCGAAAAAGTCTAAAGTCGTCACAAAAGACAAAAAGGCAAGGAAACTTCACACGAAGTTCAAAGCTCCTCGCGTCTTACGTGCTATTGGCGGCTATTTCAAAGGTGCATGGGTTGAACTACGTCAAGTTCGCTGGCCAAACCGCCGCGCCACTTGGGGCCTCACATTGGCAGTTATAGCTTATAGCGCATTTTTCGTCGTCTTCGTACTACTACTAGACGCCGGATTCAAATATTTATTCGATTTAATTCTAAAGAAGTAA
- a CDS encoding glycosyltransferase, producing the protein MIDLFLLGVVGALDIFILIRLRVAFRRLTMPVDLPVQKDLPTVSICITARDETHAMTQCLERVVASDYPKLEVIVLDDGSRDDTSMLIKSFAHAGVRFVEGKPLPEDWLGKNYAQAMLADEASGKYILFMDVDTLIERHTVARLVSYLLFYKAKMVSVVPLRNNRWESSTLVTTMRYYWAMVRFTPTRPRAVSNAWLIERKLMLDELQNDTSLQKSMLMETTIARKLAAEKAYRLVMSSSWLGVRFEKKWSSQVETSIRLLYPQCDAFWLQVIWLVVLLGVTLIPYAVVWWQPWAGVLVALQYLIAYYYLSRVWVRYRFVGALLLPFTIAQEIALLIVSLYQYKLGVVTWKGRPIQVYRK; encoded by the coding sequence ATGATTGACCTGTTTCTGCTTGGGGTTGTCGGCGCACTCGATATATTCATTCTCATCAGACTGCGTGTTGCGTTTCGAAGGTTGACTATGCCCGTAGATCTGCCTGTGCAAAAAGACTTGCCAACAGTTAGTATATGTATAACCGCGCGCGACGAGACGCACGCTATGACGCAGTGTTTAGAGCGAGTAGTTGCTAGTGACTATCCAAAACTTGAAGTTATCGTGTTAGACGACGGCTCACGCGACGACACGTCTATGCTTATAAAATCTTTTGCTCATGCCGGCGTTCGTTTTGTCGAAGGTAAGCCGTTACCGGAAGACTGGTTAGGCAAAAATTATGCCCAAGCTATGTTGGCAGATGAAGCTAGTGGTAAATATATATTATTTATGGATGTCGATACGCTCATTGAGCGGCACACTGTGGCGCGTCTTGTCAGCTACCTATTGTTTTATAAGGCAAAAATGGTGTCGGTTGTGCCATTAAGAAATAATCGCTGGGAGTCGAGCACTCTCGTTACTACAATGCGATACTATTGGGCGATGGTGCGATTTACGCCGACTCGTCCGCGCGCTGTGTCTAACGCGTGGTTGATAGAGCGGAAATTGATGTTAGATGAGTTGCAGAATGATACATCGCTTCAAAAATCTATGCTCATGGAGACGACAATTGCTCGTAAATTGGCGGCAGAAAAAGCGTATCGGTTGGTAATGAGCAGCTCGTGGTTGGGCGTACGTTTTGAAAAGAAATGGTCATCGCAAGTCGAGACAAGTATCCGCCTGCTCTATCCGCAGTGCGATGCGTTTTGGTTGCAGGTTATTTGGCTGGTCGTGCTTCTTGGCGTCACGCTTATACCGTATGCAGTTGTATGGTGGCAGCCATGGGCGGGGGTTTTGGTCGCACTGCAATATTTAATCGCCTACTATTACTTAAGCCGAGTATGGGTGCGTTATCGATTTGTCGGCGCATTGCTACTTCCATTCACTATAGCTCAGGAAATCGCGTTACTCATCGTCAGCTTGTACCAGTATAAGTTGGGCGTGGTCACCTGGAAGGGCCGACCTATACAGGTTTATAGAAAATAA
- a CDS encoding MFS transporter has translation MSNSQDVSVGLSHRAILTVLFGLIAGMFLGVLDQTVAGAALPTIVGDLNGVESMSLVITAYMLASAVVLPICGKLGDLFGHKRMFITAVLVFLVGSTMSALATNMTLLIIGRFVQGLGGGSLMVLAMAVMSHIAPPDKMRKYTPLFGLTFGVSFVVGPLIGGFLSTVHDTHIFGVMTNWRWVFWLNLPVGALALAAIVAFVPKLPVPKVRPKFDTYGIILLSLASTSIVLATTWGGSKYAWGSPAIIWLIVSAVVSAILFVIVERRLVEDPVMPLFLFKNRNFSLVTVAGLVLGVVMMGTLAYLPTYLQMATGTSATMSGVYMLPLVGGMLVVSNTVNIIITRTKRYKWAPLSGMAVMGVGLVLLSTLTATTAIWHICVYLGVMGAGMGMTMQTLMAIVRNEVPLMMSGTGNSTNIYFRTIGSALGASFIGSLFVTNLKDQIAERLPGASIGSGGQGSLTPAVVKMLPSTVRSAILESYSDALTPIFLWITPLVVVAFIVLLFLRETPFKTTLDYGKTGEMAKVEAMV, from the coding sequence ATGAGCAATTCTCAAGATGTATCGGTGGGTTTGAGCCATCGGGCGATTCTCACAGTTTTGTTTGGTCTTATCGCCGGGATGTTTCTTGGCGTGCTCGATCAAACAGTAGCTGGAGCCGCATTGCCGACGATTGTCGGTGATTTGAATGGCGTTGAGAGTATGTCGCTAGTAATAACGGCATATATGTTGGCTTCGGCCGTTGTGCTGCCCATATGCGGAAAACTAGGCGACTTGTTTGGTCATAAGCGCATGTTTATCACTGCAGTCCTGGTGTTTTTGGTCGGGTCAACAATGAGTGCGCTAGCAACGAACATGACGCTGCTGATTATTGGGCGGTTCGTCCAGGGTCTCGGTGGCGGTAGTCTGATGGTACTTGCTATGGCGGTAATGAGCCACATTGCTCCACCAGACAAAATGAGAAAGTATACGCCGCTTTTTGGTCTGACATTCGGCGTTTCGTTCGTCGTCGGTCCGCTTATCGGAGGCTTTTTGTCTACGGTTCATGACACGCATATTTTTGGTGTTATGACGAACTGGCGATGGGTATTTTGGTTAAATCTGCCGGTTGGCGCGCTCGCGTTAGCCGCTATTGTGGCATTCGTGCCAAAGCTGCCAGTGCCAAAGGTTCGGCCGAAATTCGATACGTACGGGATCATCCTGCTGAGTTTAGCGTCGACTTCAATAGTTCTCGCGACAACCTGGGGCGGGTCGAAGTACGCATGGGGCTCGCCGGCAATCATTTGGTTGATTGTTAGCGCAGTTGTAAGTGCTATCCTGTTCGTTATTGTTGAACGCAGGCTGGTAGAAGATCCTGTCATGCCACTTTTTTTGTTCAAGAACCGTAACTTTTCGTTAGTGACGGTAGCGGGTCTTGTGCTGGGTGTCGTGATGATGGGGACGTTGGCGTATTTGCCAACGTATCTTCAGATGGCAACGGGCACTAGTGCGACGATGTCGGGTGTTTACATGCTGCCGCTAGTGGGTGGCATGCTAGTAGTCTCAAATACAGTCAATATCATCATCACTCGCACGAAGCGTTATAAGTGGGCGCCGCTTTCGGGTATGGCAGTCATGGGTGTTGGTTTGGTTCTGCTATCTACCCTTACGGCAACGACAGCGATTTGGCACATCTGTGTGTATCTTGGCGTCATGGGAGCCGGCATGGGTATGACCATGCAGACTCTGATGGCAATCGTGCGTAACGAAGTGCCGCTCATGATGTCTGGTACGGGAAATTCGACGAACATATATTTCCGTACAATCGGTTCGGCACTGGGCGCGTCGTTTATCGGTTCGTTGTTTGTGACAAACTTGAAAGATCAAATTGCAGAAAGGTTACCCGGAGCGTCAATTGGCAGTGGTGGACAAGGTTCGCTAACTCCAGCGGTCGTCAAAATGTTGCCAAGCACGGTTCGAAGCGCCATCCTGGAGTCGTATAGTGATGCGTTGACGCCAATTTTCCTCTGGATCACACCTCTTGTTGTAGTGGCGTTCATTGTACTGCTTTTCCTCCGGGAAACGCCGTTCAAAACCACTCTAGATTATGGAAAGACAGGCGAAATGGCGAAAGTCGAGGCGATGGTTTGA